The following are encoded together in the Pedobacter steynii genome:
- a CDS encoding efflux RND transporter periplasmic adaptor subunit yields MRKNYIVKSGALIFRVFMIPGILGMLLISSCKEKKKDHHDPGTVKIDSNLSHLLKPSNEQVVSALPVIKATYGAKIFTEEVQGIINYDARNEQNISSKVSGRIERLWIKYNYQPVKKGQLIMEIYSPDLAAAQQELLFIHRSGNDPVMLAQGKQRLILLGMTPSGISNLLKTGKPAYRIPVYSNASGYILEKTAAASVTAPQAPSAAAPSGGDGMSNMSGPASSGAPAPAAVPVAAPVLLREGQYVSAGASLFTIYSSDRLVAEFSLKAAFAAHIKKGKKFIFYKTADKSESQTAEIGLIQPTFKNGENFTIARAYLGNPTIKPGQLVTARIPVLLQASWWLPEPAVLSVGNKRVIFKKEGNVFLPKAVNAGITIGGMVQINQDISDWNISKNAAYLVDSESFIKMTENNQH; encoded by the coding sequence ATGAGAAAGAATTATATCGTTAAGTCCGGAGCGTTGATTTTCCGGGTCTTTATGATCCCGGGGATTCTGGGAATGCTGCTGATCAGCTCCTGTAAGGAGAAAAAGAAAGACCATCATGATCCTGGAACGGTAAAAATTGACAGCAACCTTTCTCATTTGCTGAAACCTTCAAATGAACAGGTGGTATCTGCATTGCCGGTCATCAAAGCGACTTATGGTGCGAAAATTTTTACGGAGGAAGTTCAGGGAATCATTAACTATGATGCCAGAAATGAGCAGAACATCTCCAGCAAAGTTAGCGGGCGGATAGAGCGTCTATGGATAAAATACAATTATCAGCCGGTTAAAAAAGGACAGCTGATCATGGAAATTTATTCTCCGGACCTCGCAGCGGCACAACAGGAACTCTTGTTTATTCACCGTAGCGGAAATGATCCGGTGATGCTGGCACAGGGAAAACAGCGCCTGATCCTTTTAGGGATGACGCCTTCAGGAATCAGTAACTTATTAAAAACAGGAAAACCAGCTTACCGGATTCCGGTATACAGCAATGCCTCGGGATATATCCTGGAGAAAACAGCAGCAGCTTCAGTTACAGCCCCCCAGGCTCCCTCAGCTGCTGCTCCTTCAGGTGGTGATGGCATGAGCAACATGAGCGGACCGGCCTCATCAGGGGCTCCGGCTCCGGCAGCGGTACCGGTAGCTGCTCCGGTACTATTGAGAGAAGGACAATATGTAAGTGCGGGAGCTTCCCTTTTTACGATTTATAGTTCGGATCGCCTGGTGGCGGAGTTTTCATTGAAAGCAGCTTTTGCGGCGCACATTAAAAAAGGTAAAAAGTTCATCTTTTATAAAACTGCGGATAAGTCGGAAAGCCAGACGGCAGAGATCGGACTCATTCAGCCCACTTTTAAAAACGGAGAGAACTTTACCATTGCCCGGGCATATCTTGGGAACCCGACCATTAAACCTGGTCAGCTCGTGACGGCCAGAATTCCGGTGTTGCTCCAGGCTTCCTGGTGGTTGCCGGAACCTGCAGTGTTATCGGTAGGAAATAAGCGGGTCATCTTTAAGAAAGAAGGAAATGTATTTCTTCCTAAAGCGGTCAATGCGGGCATTACTATCGGAGGAATGGTTCAGATCAACCAGGATATCAGCGACTGGAACATCAGCAAAAATGCGGCTTATCTGGTAGACAGTGAGAGTTTTATTAAAATGACAGAAAATAATCAGCATTAA
- a CDS encoding efflux RND transporter periplasmic adaptor subunit: MERKLFIQKFALLALVPSVFIAACSSEEKKTGEAKAVKKQTFTCPMHPQVIKEEMSTCPICGMDLVPFEKNSNEKALTVDEKRQALANITTMVIGVNNLSGAKQLNGRLTVDPEQSSYISSRIAGRIEQLYIRETGVVVKKGQPLYQLYSEQLATLQQEYLMAVAQEKQFPGEKIEKQIVESAKQKLLLYGQSAGQVQQLLHTQKKNPYVTFFAPESGVVAELYVNQGQYVTEGGPILRLEGYGNLWVEADVYPNEAKGIKEGQRVKVVIPGWEDQPQEMTISFITPALQSGTQLTQIRGSISNPNHQWQPGAQANVFLPSGSNSAVLTLPVDAVIRDGKGMHVWIKKGKDSFEPKRVNTGEENDNQVEITAGLQNGEQVVVTGAYLLYSEYILKKGKNPVEGLKISG; this comes from the coding sequence ATGGAACGGAAACTATTTATACAAAAATTCGCCTTGCTGGCCCTGGTTCCATCGGTATTTATTGCCGCCTGCAGTAGCGAAGAAAAGAAAACCGGAGAGGCGAAAGCGGTTAAAAAACAGACTTTTACCTGTCCCATGCACCCGCAGGTGATTAAGGAAGAGATGTCGACCTGCCCAATCTGCGGAATGGACCTGGTGCCTTTTGAAAAGAACAGTAATGAAAAGGCATTGACAGTAGATGAGAAGCGTCAGGCCCTGGCCAACATTACCACCATGGTGATTGGCGTTAATAACCTGTCGGGCGCAAAACAACTGAACGGACGCCTGACCGTAGACCCGGAACAAAGCAGTTATATTTCCAGCCGCATTGCCGGCCGGATAGAACAATTATACATCCGGGAAACCGGTGTAGTGGTAAAAAAAGGCCAGCCTTTATATCAATTGTATTCCGAGCAGCTGGCTACTTTACAACAGGAATACCTGATGGCGGTAGCTCAGGAGAAACAATTTCCGGGAGAAAAAATAGAAAAGCAGATTGTTGAATCTGCAAAACAAAAACTGTTGCTGTATGGGCAATCTGCCGGGCAGGTGCAGCAACTGCTGCACACGCAGAAGAAAAATCCTTACGTCACTTTCTTTGCCCCTGAAAGTGGGGTAGTGGCAGAACTTTATGTGAATCAGGGTCAGTATGTGACCGAAGGAGGTCCGATTCTTCGACTGGAGGGTTATGGGAATTTATGGGTGGAAGCCGATGTATATCCCAACGAAGCAAAAGGAATCAAAGAAGGACAAAGGGTAAAGGTGGTGATTCCGGGTTGGGAAGACCAGCCCCAGGAGATGACCATCAGTTTCATAACCCCTGCGTTACAATCCGGAACACAGCTGACCCAGATCCGGGGGAGCATTTCAAATCCAAATCATCAGTGGCAACCGGGTGCTCAGGCCAATGTTTTTCTTCCTTCCGGAAGCAACAGCGCAGTGCTGACTTTACCGGTAGATGCGGTGATCAGAGATGGCAAAGGAATGCATGTCTGGATCAAAAAAGGGAAGGATAGCTTTGAGCCTAAACGGGTAAACACAGGAGAAGAGAACGACAATCAGGTGGAAATCACTGCCGGCTTGCAGAATGGGGAGCAGGTAGTGGTAACGGGAGCTTACCTGTTGTACAGTGAATATATCCTGAAAAAAGGTAAAAATCCTGTTGAAGGCCTAAAGATAAGCGGATAA
- a CDS encoding HYC_CC_PP family protein encodes MKRTLLTILAVFYLGVSSGATLHFHYCMGELVSWGFDQQNKDICGLCGMPKGKSKPKTKSCCEDEKQQPKVDKSQKANTPIYEFNAALSAVILPSLFVNYKLEIPVKITREAWSNAPPDGNKIPVFLKNCTYRI; translated from the coding sequence ATGAAAAGAACTCTGCTGACCATACTTGCTGTCTTCTACCTGGGTGTTTCCAGTGGGGCGACACTGCATTTCCATTATTGTATGGGAGAGCTGGTGAGCTGGGGTTTTGATCAGCAAAATAAAGACATCTGCGGGCTTTGTGGAATGCCGAAAGGAAAATCCAAACCCAAAACAAAATCTTGCTGTGAGGATGAAAAACAACAGCCGAAAGTAGATAAGTCTCAAAAGGCCAATACACCGATTTATGAGTTCAATGCCGCTTTATCGGCAGTCATCCTCCCTTCTTTATTTGTAAATTACAAACTGGAGATCCCTGTTAAAATCACCAGGGAAGCATGGAGCAATGCACCTCCCGACGGCAATAAAATTCCCGTCTTCCTGAAAAACTGTACCTACAGAATATAA
- a CDS encoding NAD-dependent epimerase/dehydratase family protein: MENTPLSLVTGANGHLGNNLVRALLNKGINVRASVRDLSNTSPFKGLTAQLVKADITDKKSMVHALEGVHTFYSVGASFKLWAKNPVKEIYEVNMEGTRLCIEAAKEAGVKKIIYVSSIAALDYTRLPTRESNGYNPDRRNWYYNSKNDGEQLAFELSAKHGIELVSVMPSAMIGQVALPPLSVSYGILKLVLNKEIPVDTKITLNWVDVKDVAEGLYQAAQRGRNGERYILANEQCMGIQEVTAIAKELYPELGIKMPASVPKGILYLIAWLMEIGGKIKGTAPLLSVNDLAMFSGLQQNFDISKARTELGFNPKPPRQIVVESLQYLMDNKTLFL; encoded by the coding sequence ATGGAAAATACACCTCTTTCTCTGGTTACCGGTGCCAACGGGCATCTGGGAAACAACCTGGTCCGTGCCTTGCTGAATAAAGGAATCAATGTTCGCGCTTCCGTGCGTGACCTGTCCAACACCAGCCCTTTTAAAGGACTTACAGCTCAACTTGTAAAAGCAGACATCACCGATAAAAAATCTATGGTTCATGCGCTGGAGGGCGTACATACCTTTTATTCCGTTGGCGCTTCTTTTAAGTTATGGGCTAAAAATCCGGTAAAGGAAATCTACGAGGTGAATATGGAAGGAACCAGACTTTGCATCGAAGCAGCCAAAGAAGCCGGCGTAAAAAAGATCATTTATGTCAGTTCCATTGCCGCATTAGACTATACCCGGCTTCCTACCCGGGAAAGCAATGGCTATAATCCCGACCGCCGGAACTGGTATTACAACTCAAAAAACGACGGTGAGCAGCTCGCTTTTGAACTCTCCGCAAAACATGGGATAGAACTCGTTTCAGTGATGCCCTCCGCCATGATTGGTCAGGTCGCCCTTCCTCCGCTAAGTGTATCCTATGGCATTTTAAAACTGGTCCTGAACAAGGAAATTCCCGTAGACACCAAAATTACCCTGAACTGGGTTGATGTTAAAGATGTAGCGGAAGGACTCTATCAGGCTGCACAAAGGGGAAGAAACGGGGAACGTTACATCCTGGCCAATGAGCAATGCATGGGAATTCAGGAAGTTACGGCGATTGCCAAAGAATTATATCCTGAACTGGGCATCAAAATGCCAGCCTCTGTTCCGAAAGGAATATTGTACCTGATTGCCTGGCTGATGGAGATCGGCGGTAAAATTAAAGGGACGGCACCCTTGTTATCTGTAAATGACCTCGCCATGTTTTCCGGATTGCAACAGAATTTCGACATCAGCAAGGCCCGTACAGAATTGGGGTTTAACCCAAAACCACCGCGGCAGATCGTAGTAGAATCGCTGCAATACCTGATGGACAACAAGACCTTGTTTTTATAA
- a CDS encoding heavy-metal-associated domain-containing protein — translation MKSLRFLPAVVLTFLSIGVFAQTKVDTIKVSGNCSMCKRTIETALKVPGVTTASWSPETKMLKVNYDAAKITNEEIQKKVAAAGYDTPKFKAPDEVYDKLHGCCQYDREGAEKLPVKAGKKH, via the coding sequence ATGAAATCATTGAGATTCCTTCCGGCGGTCGTATTGACCTTCCTTAGCATTGGCGTATTTGCGCAAACCAAAGTTGACACCATTAAAGTTTCAGGTAACTGTTCCATGTGTAAAAGAACCATTGAAACTGCGCTTAAAGTGCCCGGCGTAACTACAGCAAGCTGGAGCCCGGAAACAAAAATGCTGAAGGTAAATTATGATGCTGCAAAAATTACCAACGAAGAAATACAGAAAAAGGTAGCCGCAGCAGGTTACGATACCCCAAAATTTAAAGCGCCTGATGAGGTGTATGATAAGCTTCATGGCTGCTGCCAGTATGACCGCGAAGGCGCAGAAAAACTTCCGGTTAAGGCGGGGAAAAAACACTAA
- a CDS encoding TolC family protein: MMYNIKRMIWLICLLPFYSAAQQKPVLSLDTILNRIDQNNLLLQSYGLKAESYKHTAKAATAWMAPMVGVGTFMTPYPGQEMMDDRDKGSIMLQFEQDIPNPVKLNANRKFIESKGNVENATRGVTLNEYKAQAKRLYFTWLVAIQKISVLQKNEKIMQTMKKIEEIRYPYNQSKLGSVYKATAKIEENRNMIRMQEGDMAKSRAWLNSLMNNPGNMDFAIDSAYQPQYVPAALIDTASLAMVRKDIKKMDYSIHSMKLNIEAMKKQSRPDFKLRFDHMSPLTKMMPKAFSVMGMVSIPIAPWSSKMYKSEAKGMAYEVLAMEKEKSAMLQETQGMLYGMQFEIQSMQKRIEAMEDKIIPTLQKTMDVSFLSYRENKMELPEVIGTWEALTMMQTSVLDEKLKLYLMIVDYEKELYR, encoded by the coding sequence ATGATGTACAACATTAAGCGAATGATATGGCTGATTTGCCTGCTTCCTTTTTATTCGGCAGCACAGCAAAAACCAGTCCTTTCACTGGACACCATCCTGAACAGGATAGACCAGAATAATTTACTGCTGCAGTCGTATGGATTGAAAGCAGAAAGCTATAAACATACCGCCAAAGCGGCAACAGCCTGGATGGCCCCGATGGTTGGTGTCGGGACATTTATGACGCCATACCCGGGACAGGAAATGATGGACGACCGGGATAAGGGTTCCATCATGCTGCAATTTGAGCAGGATATTCCAAATCCGGTAAAGCTGAATGCGAACCGCAAGTTCATCGAGTCTAAAGGAAATGTAGAAAATGCAACCAGAGGGGTAACGCTGAACGAATATAAAGCCCAGGCGAAACGCCTGTATTTTACCTGGCTGGTGGCGATTCAGAAGATCTCGGTTTTGCAGAAGAACGAGAAGATCATGCAAACGATGAAAAAGATCGAAGAGATCAGGTATCCTTATAACCAGTCGAAACTGGGAAGTGTATATAAGGCTACGGCAAAGATTGAAGAAAACAGAAACATGATCCGGATGCAGGAAGGCGATATGGCCAAATCCAGGGCCTGGTTAAACAGCCTGATGAACAATCCCGGAAACATGGATTTTGCAATCGACTCTGCTTATCAGCCACAATACGTACCGGCAGCTTTAATTGATACGGCCAGTCTGGCAATGGTGAGAAAGGATATTAAAAAGATGGACTACAGTATCCATTCCATGAAACTGAATATTGAGGCCATGAAAAAACAGAGCCGGCCGGACTTTAAACTCCGCTTTGACCACATGTCGCCCTTAACTAAAATGATGCCCAAAGCCTTTAGTGTAATGGGGATGGTGAGTATTCCGATTGCTCCATGGTCTTCGAAAATGTATAAATCTGAAGCAAAAGGAATGGCTTACGAAGTGCTGGCCATGGAAAAGGAAAAATCAGCTATGCTGCAGGAAACGCAGGGAATGCTTTACGGGATGCAGTTTGAAATCCAGTCGATGCAAAAACGGATCGAAGCAATGGAAGATAAGATCATTCCTACCCTTCAGAAAACAATGGATGTCAGCTTCCTTAGCTATCGGGAGAACAAAATGGAACTTCCGGAAGTGATCGGAACCTGGGAGGCATTAACAATGATGCAAACCAGCGTACTGGATGAGAAACTTAAACTTTATTTAATGATCGTAGATTATGAGAAAGAATTATATCGTTAA
- a CDS encoding efflux RND transporter permease subunit yields the protein MVHKIIEWSMRNRFIVLVLSAGLFIWGIYAVKKNPIDAIPDLSENQVIVFTEWMGRSPQLIEDQITYPLVTNLQGIPKIKYVRGSSMFGMSFIYVIFEDDVDVYWARERVLERISTISRTLPEGVAPQLGPDGTGVGHVLWYTLDAPDMDLGEQRAIQDWYVKFALQTVPGVSEIASFGGFQKQYQISIDPNKLLYYKLSAPEVIAAVRSNNNESGGRKFEMSDMGYIIKTSGYLKSIKEISDIPVKNQNGTPIRISDLATVQMTGETRLGIFDQNGEGERAGGIVVMRYGENAAEVIEKVKAKMKEVSKGLPKGVKFDIVYDRGELIKEAVDSITHTLIEEMIVVSIIVIIFLFHWRSALSIIIQIPITIAASFILLNAFNISSNIMSLTGIALAIGVIVDNGIIMSENAYKHLAERYAIWEQDQQKTTES from the coding sequence ATGGTACATAAAATTATAGAATGGTCAATGCGCAACCGGTTTATTGTACTGGTGCTTTCTGCGGGGCTGTTTATCTGGGGCATTTATGCCGTGAAGAAAAACCCCATAGATGCGATTCCTGACCTCTCAGAAAACCAGGTGATTGTATTTACAGAATGGATGGGCCGTTCGCCACAACTGATTGAAGATCAGATCACCTATCCGCTGGTCACCAATTTGCAGGGGATTCCTAAGATTAAATATGTTCGTGGTTCTTCCATGTTTGGGATGAGCTTTATCTACGTCATCTTTGAAGATGATGTGGATGTATACTGGGCAAGAGAACGGGTATTGGAAAGGATCAGTACGATATCCAGAACCCTGCCTGAAGGGGTTGCCCCTCAGCTTGGACCGGATGGAACGGGGGTAGGACATGTGTTGTGGTATACGTTGGATGCTCCGGATATGGATCTGGGAGAACAGCGGGCCATCCAGGACTGGTACGTGAAGTTTGCCTTGCAAACGGTACCGGGTGTAAGTGAAATTGCTTCTTTTGGCGGATTCCAGAAACAATACCAGATTTCGATAGATCCCAACAAGCTCCTTTATTATAAGCTGTCTGCCCCGGAGGTGATTGCAGCAGTACGAAGCAATAACAACGAATCGGGAGGCCGGAAGTTTGAAATGAGTGATATGGGCTATATCATCAAGACCTCCGGATACCTCAAGTCCATAAAGGAAATCTCAGACATTCCGGTGAAAAACCAAAATGGTACGCCGATCCGGATTTCGGACCTGGCAACAGTGCAGATGACCGGAGAAACGAGGCTTGGCATCTTTGATCAGAATGGAGAAGGGGAACGTGCAGGTGGGATCGTCGTCATGCGTTACGGCGAAAACGCAGCCGAGGTGATTGAAAAAGTAAAGGCTAAAATGAAAGAAGTATCGAAAGGATTGCCTAAAGGGGTGAAATTCGATATTGTATACGATCGTGGGGAGCTGATTAAAGAAGCGGTGGATTCCATCACACATACCCTGATTGAAGAAATGATCGTGGTTTCGATCATCGTGATCATTTTCCTTTTCCATTGGAGAAGCGCATTGAGCATCATCATTCAGATCCCGATCACGATTGCAGCAAGCTTTATCCTGCTGAATGCCTTTAACATTTCCTCCAACATCATGTCGCTGACCGGGATTGCGCTGGCCATCGGGGTGATCGTCGACAATGGGATTATCATGAGCGAAAATGCCTACAAACATCTTGCAGAACGTTATGCGATCTGGGAACAGGATCAACAAAAAACAACTGAATCATGA
- a CDS encoding heavy-metal-associated domain-containing protein gives METLKFKTNIKCSGCIATVTPHLNNLPEISKWEVDTVDPDKILTIEGSESLDAQVIKDTLSKAGYTAEKI, from the coding sequence ATGGAAACGTTAAAATTCAAAACCAATATCAAATGTTCAGGCTGTATTGCCACTGTTACTCCACATCTGAATAACCTGCCGGAAATCTCTAAATGGGAAGTGGATACGGTTGACCCGGATAAAATACTAACGATAGAAGGATCGGAATCTCTGGATGCCCAGGTCATTAAAGACACGCTGAGTAAAGCAGGATATACAGCTGAAAAAATATAA
- a CDS encoding DUF3347 domain-containing protein, which yields MKTVRNLAFTIATVTLFAACGNTQKPAEESHDGHDHAKESAAGTTATAGGVSLKDDRLNAVYPHYLKLSTALIAGDVAEAKVAAQAVELGAKELGNGAALLALTSKISNASDLEVQRTAFAALSADFIERVKASGVNSGEIYVEYCPMAMNDKGASWLSNDKDIKNPYYGASMLTCGEVKETIK from the coding sequence ATGAAAACAGTTAGAAATTTAGCATTTACCATCGCCACAGTAACGCTATTTGCAGCATGCGGAAATACACAGAAGCCGGCAGAAGAAAGTCATGATGGCCATGATCATGCAAAAGAATCCGCTGCGGGAACTACTGCCACTGCAGGCGGTGTATCTTTAAAAGATGACCGGCTAAACGCAGTTTATCCGCATTACCTGAAGTTGAGTACGGCATTGATCGCCGGTGATGTGGCAGAAGCAAAAGTAGCTGCTCAGGCAGTGGAACTGGGCGCAAAAGAACTTGGAAATGGAGCTGCCTTACTTGCGTTGACCAGCAAAATCAGCAATGCTTCAGATCTTGAAGTTCAAAGAACAGCTTTTGCTGCATTGAGTGCTGATTTTATTGAAAGGGTAAAAGCCTCGGGAGTCAATTCAGGAGAAATATATGTAGAGTATTGCCCGATGGCAATGAATGATAAAGGTGCTTCCTGGTTGAGCAATGATAAGGACATTAAAAATCCTTATTATGGAGCGTCAATGCTGACCTGCGGAGAAGTTAAAGAAACCATCAAATAA
- a CDS encoding helix-turn-helix domain-containing protein: MENLNFRVSDLTLGTVQIHPEPDGQQLENIAASLKMLGFELIDKEKDQLVERIKNVIIELVHHSDLANLEQSIASIIAGRINRDYTFLSRLFSDSEALTIEKFIIHQKIEKVKELIGYGEMNINEISVKMGYSSSAHLSAQFKAITGLSPSKFKSAGSPGRTPIDKI, encoded by the coding sequence ATGGAAAATTTAAATTTCCGGGTTTCTGACCTTACGCTGGGAACCGTACAGATACACCCCGAACCAGACGGCCAGCAATTGGAGAATATTGCCGCGTCGCTGAAAATGCTGGGATTTGAATTGATAGATAAGGAAAAAGATCAGCTGGTAGAGCGGATCAAGAATGTGATCATTGAACTGGTGCACCATTCTGATCTGGCGAATCTGGAGCAAAGTATAGCCAGCATTATTGCCGGCCGCATCAACCGGGATTATACTTTTCTCAGTCGCCTGTTTTCTGATTCAGAAGCACTGACGATCGAAAAGTTTATCATCCATCAGAAAATAGAAAAAGTAAAGGAACTGATCGGATATGGGGAAATGAACATCAATGAGATTTCCGTGAAAATGGGCTACAGCAGCAGCGCTCACCTATCGGCACAGTTCAAGGCAATTACCGGTCTTTCTCCAAGTAAATTTAAATCTGCCGGAAGTCCGGGACGTACACCAATAGATAAAATTTAA
- a CDS encoding efflux RND transporter permease subunit has translation MIKWIKNRFRKSPDWITEEDRLAVITKSSKQVSRGVFFATVIIITSFLPVFMLTGQEGKLFHPLAFTKTFIMIVDALLVITLAPVLISFFMKGKFRPDHANPVNRVLEKVYEPVIRVVLNWRKTTLAVNIIALLITIPLLKNLGTEFIPPLDEQSILFMPVTLPDVSNAEAKRILQVQDKIIKSVPEVDKVLGKAGRANTATDNSPISMIETIITLKPKKEWREGVTKKDIINELDAKLQIPGVVNGWTQPIINRINMLATGIRTDVGIKVFGQNLDTIASVSERVKAALEGTAGVSDLFVEPITGGKYLSIDVKREELARYGLNVDDVNQIVETALGGATIGNTIEGRQRFSISVRLAQEYRNSIERIKRIPVQSKGFGEIPLSAVAEVKFEDGPPMISSDNAILRGAVMFNVRDRDLGSTVQDAMEKLNKEKGILPEGYFLEWSGQYENLIRGKQTLMWIAPVVLVIIFFSLYFAFHSVREAFLSLITVPFALIGGAYMIWFWDVNLSVGVAVGFIALFGIAVETGIVMVIYLNDAMQQLIKLKGNSSETITKADLREYVIFGAARRLRPKLMTVCVSLFGLVPVLWATGVGVDVMQPIVLPMIGGVLTSSTHILLVTPLIFLMSKEYELRKYGKLEVHDVQH, from the coding sequence ATGATCAAGTGGATAAAAAATAGATTCCGTAAATCTCCGGATTGGATTACGGAAGAAGATCGCCTCGCGGTGATTACCAAATCCAGCAAACAGGTGTCCAGAGGCGTATTTTTTGCCACGGTCATCATCATTACTTCCTTCCTTCCGGTATTTATGTTAACCGGACAGGAGGGCAAATTATTCCATCCCCTGGCTTTTACCAAGACTTTCATCATGATTGTCGATGCCTTGCTGGTGATCACGCTTGCCCCGGTTTTGATTTCCTTTTTTATGAAAGGAAAATTCAGACCGGATCATGCAAACCCGGTAAACCGGGTGCTGGAAAAAGTATATGAACCGGTGATCAGGGTGGTCCTGAACTGGAGAAAAACAACATTGGCAGTCAATATCATTGCTTTATTGATCACCATTCCGCTGTTAAAAAACTTAGGTACAGAATTTATTCCGCCATTGGATGAACAGAGTATCCTGTTTATGCCGGTAACACTGCCGGATGTTTCCAATGCGGAAGCCAAAAGGATTTTACAGGTGCAGGACAAGATTATTAAATCGGTCCCTGAGGTAGATAAAGTTTTGGGAAAAGCAGGAAGGGCCAATACGGCGACCGACAATTCCCCGATCAGTATGATCGAAACGATCATCACCCTGAAGCCCAAAAAAGAATGGAGGGAAGGGGTAACGAAAAAGGACATCATCAATGAACTGGATGCCAAACTGCAGATTCCGGGAGTAGTGAACGGCTGGACCCAGCCCATCATCAACAGGATCAATATGCTGGCTACGGGAATCAGGACGGATGTTGGGATTAAGGTCTTCGGACAAAATCTGGATACCATCGCTTCCGTTTCAGAGCGGGTAAAAGCAGCATTGGAAGGAACAGCAGGTGTAAGTGACCTTTTTGTGGAACCGATTACAGGAGGTAAATACCTTTCTATTGATGTGAAACGTGAAGAACTGGCACGCTATGGCCTGAATGTGGATGATGTCAACCAGATTGTGGAAACGGCATTGGGTGGGGCTACGATCGGGAATACCATCGAAGGACGCCAGCGCTTTTCCATCAGTGTGCGTCTGGCCCAGGAATACAGAAACAGCATCGAAAGGATCAAACGCATCCCGGTACAGTCTAAAGGTTTTGGCGAAATTCCACTCTCTGCGGTTGCAGAGGTTAAATTCGAAGATGGTCCGCCAATGATCAGTTCCGATAATGCGATCCTGAGGGGTGCAGTTATGTTTAACGTGAGGGACAGGGACCTGGGAAGCACGGTACAGGATGCAATGGAAAAGCTGAACAAAGAAAAAGGAATACTTCCGGAAGGCTATTTTCTGGAATGGAGCGGACAATATGAAAACCTGATCAGGGGAAAACAGACACTGATGTGGATTGCTCCGGTAGTGCTGGTGATCATTTTCTTCTCTTTATACTTTGCCTTTCATTCTGTCAGGGAAGCTTTTCTAAGTCTGATCACGGTTCCTTTCGCTTTAATTGGTGGAGCATACATGATCTGGTTCTGGGATGTAAACCTTTCGGTAGGGGTTGCAGTAGGTTTTATTGCCTTGTTTGGAATCGCGGTGGAGACGGGAATTGTGATGGTCATCTACCTCAATGATGCCATGCAACAACTGATCAAATTGAAAGGAAATTCCAGCGAAACGATTACCAAAGCAGATTTAAGAGAATATGTGATTTTTGGGGCAGCAAGAAGGTTGAGACCAAAGCTGATGACGGTCTGTGTGTCGCTGTTTGGATTGGTACCGGTATTATGGGCCACAGGAGTAGGGGTAGATGTGATGCAGCCCATCGTCTTGCCGATGATCGGGGGAGTGCTGACTTCTTCTACGCATATCCTGCTGGTGACCCCACTGATCTTTTTAATGTCTAAAGAATACGAATTGAGAAAATATGGAAAACTGGAGGTGCATGATGTACAACATTAA